A section of the Gallus gallus isolate bGalGal1 chromosome 4, bGalGal1.mat.broiler.GRCg7b, whole genome shotgun sequence genome encodes:
- the LOC101749299 gene encoding programmed cell death protein 4 — translation MMPPPPPGHFLRAAGRGPAEQRSPSPPSAPGPGAAGMSAASTAEPGAAPRAPFAAGPSAEQQQQQQEEEGGEEEGEDGGGGARPWAAPEKLLHEARLRAKAKRRLRRTSSRDSAREPPAEEPGAEPGSPKGRAHDRRSRGGKGRGLPKKGGAGGKGVWGAPGVVYGYQEPDARDPNYDEVAQGDTVYATVVPELEEDELEQNVQPMVLEYFEHGDTGEVVELLRGLNLGGRRHAVPSLAVVLALEGKASHRELTSRLLSDLVGRVLSPDDVAWAFDEMLRDLPDLILDAPEAPQMLGQFIARAVADHALPLDFLERYKGRVGCEHARAALDRAAVLLRIKRDVNRLDNVWGVGGGQRPVKHLVKEMNLLLREYLLSGDVSEAERCLRALEVPHFHHELVYEAVVMVLEGAGDAPVTTMVALLQVLWETGLVTLDQMNRGFQRVYAALADLSLDTPLAHARLERLLELCCQRGVVTRALRDACPARGRKRFVSEGDGGRVKQ, via the exons ATGAtgccgccgcctcctcccggTCACTTCCTccgcgcggcggggcggggtcCGGCCGAGCAGcgctccccttcccctccctccgcTCCCGGTCCCGGTGCCGCCGGGATGTCCGCCGCCAGCACGGCCGAGCCGGGCGCTGCCCCCCGCGCCCCGTTCGCCGCG GGCCCGAGCgcggagcagcagcagcagcagcaggaggaggaggggggggaagaagagGGGGAGGACGGCGGCGGGGGGGCGCGGCCCTGGGCTGCCCCGGAGAAACTGCTGCACGAGGCGCGGCTCCGGGCCAAGGCCAAGCGGCGGCTGCGGCGCACCTCGTCCCGGGACTCCGCCCGGGAGCCGCCGGCAGAGGAGCCCGGCGCAGAGCCCGGCAGCCCCAAGGGCAGAGCGCACGACCGCAGATCGCGCGGCGGGAAGGGCCGCGGGCTGCCCAAGAAAG GCGGCGCGGGGGGCAAAGGCGTGTGGGGGGCCCCCGGCGTGGTGTACGGCTACCAGGAGCCCGACGCCCGCGACCCCAACTACGACGAAGTGGCGCAG GGGGACACGGTCTATGCCACCGTGGTGCCCGAACTGGAGGAGGACGAGCTGGAGCAGAACGTGCAGCCCATGGTGCTGGAGTACTTCGAGCACGGGGACACCGGCGAGGTCGTG GAGCTGCTGCGGGGGCTGAACCTGGGCGGCCGGCGGCACGCGGTGCCTTCGCTGGCGGTGGTGTTGGCGCTGGAGGGCAAAGCGAGCCACCGAGAGCTGACGTCGCGGCTGCTGTCTGACCTGGTGGGCCGCGTGCTGAGCCCCGACGACGTCGCCTGGGCCTTCGACGAGATGCTGCGGGACCTCCCCGACCTCATCCTGGACGCCCCCGAAGCCCCCCAG ATGCTGGGGCAGTTCATCGCCCGGGCGGTGGCCGACCACGCGCTGCCCCTGGACTTCCTGGAGCGCTACAAGGGCCGCGTGGGCTGCGAGCACGCCAG GGCCGCCCTGGACCGCGCCGCCGTCCTGCTCCGCATCAAGCGTGACGTCAACCGGCTGGACAACGTGTGGGGCGTGGGGGGCGGGCAGCGCCCCGTAAAGCACCTGGTGAAGGAG ATGAACCTTCTGCTGCGGGAGTATCTGCTGTCCGGGGACGTGTCGGAGGCCGAGCGCTGCCTGCGGGCGTTGGAGGTGCCGCACTTCCATCACGAGTTGGTGTATGAG GCGGTGGTGATGGTGTTGGAGGGCGCTGGGGATGCGCCGGTGACGACGATGGTGGCgctgctgcaggtgctgtgggAGACCGGGTTGGTGACGCTGGACCAGATGAACCGG GGCTTCCAGCGGGTCTATGCAGCCCTGGCGGACCTCAGCCTGGACACACCGCTGGCCCACGCGCGCCTGGAgcggctgctggagctgtgctgtcagcGCGGCGTGGTGACACGAGCACTGCGAGACGCCTGTCCTGCCAG GGGCCGGAAGCGCTTTGTCAGCGAGGGCGACGGGGGCCGCGTGAAGCAGTGA
- the MOGS gene encoding mannosyl-oligosaccharide glucosidase, whose amino-acid sequence MAAERRRRGAEGAREARGRARERGAARGERGGRGALGLAAALALGLCLAAAGALLAQWGRWRAASRAVSPHPAAPALPPGATGPGAAPRRFWGSYRPHVYFGMKTRSPRSVVTGLMWLQQREGAELRHTCEQSDGLARYGWLLHDGESFGLQDIHDRGLLLRTEFVKRPGGLHGGDWSWRVTARPEGAGSRAALVSLFFYVATDGQGALQPHLEDGTRLAAVTGTSEELGDFRITFLRPTADSGEDVQYSSYHYLDAWSPGLHRLTDVVRSSLSNRFVFAPPDGPRQRFVAVDAFRGLPGAAEAPRSHVLLHQVTLRLPARVEVTFESGSVRERRGALLGPALTAELARHQAAFERRFEETFGLERKGFPAPQRRFAQAALSNMLGGMGYFHGRPLVQSPLHEQPVPYPESSLFTAVPSRSFFPRGFLWDEGFHQLLLARWDPELSREVLAHWLDLMTAEGWIPREQILGDEARAKVPPEFVVQHSETANPPTLFLALQRLLGAAPLPYLRRLFPRLRSWYEWYNGTQAGPLPHTFRWRGRDPDPERFLNPKTLASGLDDYPRASHPSADERHLDLRCWMALAAGVLAEAAERLGEPAEPYRRAQEALSDNALLEQLHWAEELSAFADFGNHSRAVGLRREAVRAAPGRPPPAPRLVREVREAPRPRFVDALGYVSLFPLLLQLLRPDSPRLGAVLAAMRDERRLWTPFGLRSLSRDSPLYMQRNTEHDPPYWRGSVWININYLALRALHGYADQPGPHRERAAQLYGELRRNLIDNLYRQYAESGYLWEHYSDSTGRGQGSHPFTGWSALVVLMMAEDY is encoded by the exons ATGGCGGCGGAgaggcggcggcgcggcgccgAGGGCGCCCGggaggcgcggggccgggcccgggagcgcggggccgcgcggggggagcggggcgggcgcggcgcgCTGGGGTTGGCGGCGGCGCTGGCGCTGGGGCTGTGCCTGGCGGCCGCGGGGGCGCTCCTGGCGCAGTGGGGCCGCTGGAGAGCGGCGTCCCGCGCCGTCAGCCCGcaccccgccgcccccgcgctGCCCCCCGGCGCCACCGGGCCcggcgccgcgccgcgccgcttcTGGGGCTCCTACCGCCCGCACGTCTACTTCGGCATGAAGACCCGCAGCCCCCGCAGCGTCGTCACCG gcctgatgtggctgcagcagcggGAGGGCGCGGAGCTGCGGCACACGTGCGAGCAGAGCGACGGGCTGGCGCGGTACGGCTGGCTGCTGCACGACGGGGAGAGCTTCGGCCTGCAGGACATCCACGACCGAGGGCTGCTGCTGCGCACCGAGTTCGTGAAGCGGCCCGGGGGGCTGCACGGCGGGGACTGGAGCTGGCGCGTCACCGCCCGGCCGGAG GGCGCGGGCAGCCGGGCCGCCCTCGTCTCCCTCTTCTTCTACGTGGCCACGGACGGGCAGGGCGCGCTGCAGCCGCACCTGGAGGACGGCACCCGGCTGGCGGCCGTGACGGGGACGTCGGAGGAGCTGGGCGACTTCAGGATCACCTTCCTGAGGCCCACCGCGGACAGCGGGGAGGACGTCCAGTACAGCAG CTACCACTACCTGGACGCGTGGAGCCCGGGGCTGCACCGCCTGACCGACGTGGTGCGGAGCAGTCTGAGCAACCGCTTCGTCTTCGCCCCCCCGGATGGGCCCCGGCAGCGCTTCGTGGCGGTGGACGCGTTCCGGGGGCTGCCGGGCGCGGCGGAGGCCCCGCGCAGCCACGTCCTGCTGCACCAGGTGACGCTGCGGCTGCCGGCCCGCGTGGAAGTGACCTTCGAGTCGGGCAGCGTGCGGGAGCGGCGCGGTGCGCTGCTGGGGCCGGCGCTGACGGCGGAGCTGGCGCGGCACCAGGCCGCCTTCGAGCGGCGCTTCGAGGAGACCTTCGGGCTGGAGCGCAAAGGCttcccggccccgcagcgccgctTTGCGCAGGCGGCGCTCAGCAACATGCTGGGCGGGATGGGCTACTTCCACGGGCGCCCCCTGGTGCAGAGCCCGCTGCACGAGCAGCCCGTGCCCTACCCTGAGAGCTCGCTCTTCACCGCCGTGCCCTCCCGCTCCTTCTTCCCCCGCGGCTTCCTGTGGGACGAAGGCttccaccagctgctgctggcgcGCTGGGACCCCGAGCTGAGCCGCGAGGTGCTGGCGCATTGGCTGGACCTGATGACGGCCGAGGGCTGGATCCCGCGGGAGCAGATCCTGGGGGACGAGGCGCGTGCCAAAGTGCCCCCCGAGTTCGTGGTGCAGCACAGCGAGACCGCCAACCCGCCCACGCTCTTCCTGGCGCTGCAGCGGCTGCTGGGCGCGGCCCCCCTGCCCTACCTGCGGCGCCTCTTCCCCCGCCTGCGCTCCTGGTACGAGTGGTACAACGGCACGCAGGCCGGGCCGCTGCCCCACACCTTCCGCTGGCGCGGCCGCGACCCCGACCCCGAGCGCTTCCTCAACCCCAAGACGCTGGCGTCGGGGCTGGACGATTACCCGCGCGCCTCGCACCCCTCGGCGGACGAGCGGCACCTGGACCTGCGCTGCTGGATGGCGCTGGCCGCCGGGGTGCTGGCGGAGGCGGCCGAGCGGCTGGGCGAGCCGGCGGAGCCGTACCGGCGGGCGCAGGAGGCGCTGAGCGACAACgcgctgctggagcagctgcactgGGCCGAGGAGCTGAGCGCCTTCGCCGACTTCGGCAACCACAGCCGGGCGGTGGGGCTGCGGCGCGAGGCGGTGCGGGCGGCCCCCGGGCGgcctcccccggccccgcggtTGGTGCGGGAGGTGCGCGAGGCGCCCCGGCCGCGCTTCGTGGACGCCCTGGGCTACGTCAGCCTCTtcccgctgctgctgcagctgctgcgcCCCGACTCTCCTCGCCTGGGCGCCGTGCTGGCAGCCATGCGCGACGAGCGGCGGCTCTGGACGCCCTTCGGGCTGCGCTCGCTCTCCCGGGACAGCCCGCTCTACATGCAGCGCAACACGGAGCACGACCCGCCGTACTGGCGGGGCTCCGTGTGGATCAACATCAACTACCTGGCGCTGCGGGCGCTGCACGGCTACGCCGACCAGCCGGGGCCGCACCGGGAGCGGGCGGCGCAGCTGTACGGGGAGCTGCGGCGGAACCTCATCGACAACCTTTACCGGCAGTACGCCGAGAGCGGCTACCTGTGGGAGCACTACAGCGACAGCACCGGCCGGGGGCAGGGCTCGCACCCCTTCACCGGCTGGTCGGCGCTCGTGGTGCTGATGATGGCCGAGGACTACTAG
- the INO80B gene encoding LOW QUALITY PROTEIN: INO80 complex subunit B (The sequence of the model RefSeq protein was modified relative to this genomic sequence to represent the inferred CDS: deleted 1 base in 1 codon) — translation MSKAWRRGRMEGGEHGEEDDGGGHGAHKKKHKKHKKKHKKKHHHEPAAAPEAPPPPAAPRKPQLKLKIKLGGQILGTKSVPTFTVVPEAQSSPSPLMVVDEEDEPTEGVPIEQYRAWLDEDSNLDPSPLPDLDPEVASPAREDEEEEEERWLDALEKGELDDNGELKKEVDESLLTARQRALLHKQQSQPLLELPMGYKAKELTEEMLVKREERARKRRLQAAKKAEENKNQTIERLTKTHKAKVKALRERRARPAACPVVQYRNAADRITVSFPAGAALPLLPSAAPPVPPAALCGVSGCANRRRYCCSRTGLPLCSLACYKRNLRLQEAAA, via the exons ATGAGCAAAGCGTGGCGGCGCGGCAGGATGGAAGGCGGCGAGCACG GTGAGGAGGACGATGGCGGCGGGCACGGCGCGCACAAGAAGAAGCACAAGAAGCACAAGAAGAAGCACAAGAAGAAGCACCACCACGAGCCCGCGGCGGCGCCCgaggccccgccgcccccggccgccccgcggAAACCGCAGCTGAAGCTGAAGATCAAACTGGGGGGGCAGATCCTGGGCACCAAGAG CGTGCCCACCTTCACCGTGGTCCCTGAAGCACAGAGCTCCCCCTCCCCGCTGATGGTGGTGGATGAGGAGGATGAGCCCACCGAGGGAGTGCCCATTGAGCAGTACCGGGCCTGGCTGG ACGAGGACAGCAACCTGGACCCCTCCCCCTTGCCGGACCTGGACCCGGAG GTTGCTTCCCCTGCCCgcgaggacgaggaggaggaagaggagcgtTGGCTCGACGCCCTGGAGAAGGGCGAGCTGGACGACAACGGGGAGCTGAAGAAGGAGGTGGATGAGTCCCTGCTGACGGCGCGGCAG AGAGCCCTCCTGcacaagcagcagagccagccgctgctggagctgcccatGGGCTACAAGGCCAAGGAGCTGACAGAGGAGATGCTGGTGAAGCGCGAGGAGCGGGCGCGCAAACGGCGCCTGCAGGCGGCCAAGAAGGCGGAGGAGAACAAGAACCAAACCATCGAGCGGCTCACAAAGACGCACAAAGCCAAAGTGAAGGCGCTGCGGGAGCGCCGCGCCCGGCCGGCCGCCTGCCCGGTGGTGCAGTACCGCAACGCCGCCGACCGCATCACCGTCTCCTTCCCCGCGGGCGCCGCGCTGCCGCTGCTGCCCTCCGCCGCCCCCCCGGTGCCGCCGGCCGCGCTCTGCGGCGTCAGCGGCTGCGCCAACCGCCGCCGTTACTGCTGCTCCCGCACCGGGCTGCCGCTCTGCAGCCTGGCCTGCTACAAGCGCAACCTGCGGCTGCAGGAGGCCGCCGCTTAG
- the WBP1 gene encoding WW domain-binding protein 1 isoform X1: MERPGGGGGGAEGAWAALLGRQHQAREFCPGVNNQPYVCETGHCCGESGCCTYYYELWWFWLLWTVLILFSCCCAYRHRRAKLRLQQQQRQREINLIAYHGACNYPASMMDLRMLASFKLPAYEEVAHRPSTPPPPYSSILAQLSGPRSRLGSSSLTLSPSSENYTSCSCESSCVTSPSSTSLSVQVTDETERSQASTPSEECGTSSTGTGASWELPEEPPARPAPHKHALFSSNVDFFEADCHRCSDIEEGEEEEEEEEEGRGAATEEGGEHHRHRRLTGDSGIEVGRCQEEEGGEESEGEGARLLGKAGSAQGQHGVPAETGSAEPGAPPLPV, from the exons ATGGAacggcccggcggcggcggcggcggcgctgagGGGGCCTGGGCCGCGCTGCTGGGCCGGCAGCACCAG GCCCGGGAGTTCTGCCCGGGGGTGAACAACCAGCCGTACGTGTGCGAGACCGGGCACTGCTGCGGGGAGAGCGGCTGCTGCACCTACTACTACGAGCTGTGGT GGTTTTGGCTGCTCTGGACCGTCCTCATcctcttcagctgctgctgtgcctacCGGCACCGGCGGGCCAAGCTgcgcctgcagcagcagcagcggcagcgggAGATCAACCTCATCGCCTACCACGGTGCCTGCAACTACCCTGCCTCCATGATGGACCTCA GGATGCTGGCCTCCTTCAAGCTGCCCGCCTACGAGGAGGTGGCCCACCGGCCCAGCACGCCGCCTCCGCCCTACAGCTCCATCCTGGCGCAGCTCAGCGGGCCCCGCAGCCGCCTGGGCTCCAGCAGCCTGACGCTGTCGCCCAGCTCGGAGAACTACACCAGCTGCTCGTGCGAGTCGAGCTGCGTGACgtcccccagcagcacctcgCTGTCGGTGCAGGTGACGGACGAGACGGAGCGCAGCCAGGCCAGCACGCCCAGCGAGGAGTGCGGCACCAGCAGCACCGGCACCGGCgccagctgggagctgcccgaggagccgcccgcccgcccggcgCCGCACAAACACGCGCTCTTCTCCTCCAACGTGGACTTCTTCGAGGCCGACTGCCACCGCTGCTCCGACATCGAGGagggcgaggaggaggaggaggaggaggaggagggccgCGGCGCGGCGACGGAGGAGGGCGGCGAGCACCACCGGCACCGGCGCCTGACGGGCGACTCCGGCATCGAGGTGGGGCgctgccaggaggaggagggcggcgAGGAGAGCGAGGGCGAGGGGGCGCGCCTGCTGGGCAAGGCCGGCTCCGCGCAGGGCCAGCACGGCGTCCCGGCCGAGACGGGTAGCGCGGAGCCGGGCGCTCCCCCCCTGCCGGTGTGA
- the RTKN gene encoding rhotekin isoform X10 — translation MEVADKLRILEDLNMLYIRQIALSLEDTDIQKKIDHEIRMREGACKLLAACTQREQALEATKSLQVCNSRILAYMAELQRMKEAQVMQRAARRPSDAGPTDERLPCRGRVCVSDLRIPLMWKDTEYFRNKGELHRCAVFCLLQLGVEIYDTEMVLVDRTLTDICFENAVLL, via the exons ATGGAGGTGGCGGATAAGCTGCGCATCTTGGAGGACCTCAATATGCTTTACATCCGGCAGATCGCTCTCAGCTTGGAG GACACGGACATCCAGAAGAAGATCGACCACGAGATCCGCATGCGGGAGGGCGCCTgcaagctgctggctgcctgcactCAGCGGGAGCAGGCGCTGGAGGCCACCAAGAGCCTGCAGGTCTGCAACAGCCGCATCCTGGCCTACATGGCCGAGCTGCAGCGCATGAAGGAGGCGCAGGTGATGCAGCGCGCGGCCAGGCG cccctcgGATGCCGGACCCACGGATGAGCGGCTGCCGTGCCGGGGGAGGGTCTGCGTCTCGG ACCTGCGCATCCCACTGATGTGGAAGGACACGGAGTACTTCAGGAACAAAGGGG AGCTGCACCGCTGCGCCGTcttctgcctcctgcagctcgGCGTGGAGATCTACGACACCGAGATGGTGTTGGTGGACCGCACACTCACCGACATCTGCTTCGAGAACGCCGTGCTCTTGTGA